A genomic stretch from Candidatus Methanomassiliicoccus intestinalis Issoire-Mx1 includes:
- a CDS encoding InlB B-repeat-containing protein, with translation MKKEMLLSIAVVVMLSMSIFTYVVNDDSLNEDDAVSDIPDIIVQNDENSNIIELSTAYLGKTYHINSNIKTLVINGKYTLTNEILDGFSICIDSRSTDLTITLNDVGFKSLNGQPAIYSIDYPNSAKYKVNLICNNKVIIQGSDAVSSKSYTSTIYSASINMIINCDVEVYGGNGETSSNGLVAINTHDLTVTGSGKVIATGGNGGNGSDGTKASDGNSGKNAIENNATKSTSGSTGNNGQDGFNGGNGAFGIVTSGLTISDNAYIYSTGGDGGNGGKGGNGGNGGTGGKGVSSIDGYKVSDGGNGGKGGNGGNGGNGGNGGTGLIYSTYSGSPSSLFVLDGNGGTGGNGGTGGNGGTGGNGGTRQLFVVKTPICSNGGIGGNGGNGGTGGNGGKGLIPGDGGIGGSGGHSGNGGSKGVVVADITHIQFEGRDGISGSSGMKGTNGQSGDEVTISDIYYTVSFISNGGDKIDSQNVLKGSTAEIPSTPIREDDMNNRYSFDNWYLNSSCTQKYSFDMPVTKNITLYAKWISTPHPKYNIVFDSNGGSNIASQMVIEGKKAIAPNDPTYNDGVHEYIFGGWYTDSNLSYKYDFDTPITKDTTLYAKWDQITKKYTISFDSNGGSKIETQSIVERKEAIKPDDPTREGGMTYSYSFGGWYTDSSLSYKFDFNTPITQDMVLHAKWNKSNCISLIVSVPLIFAGTACIPLIGYIGRRL, from the coding sequence ATGAAAAAAGAAATGTTACTATCAATAGCTGTTGTTGTGATGCTTAGTATGTCTATATTTACATATGTAGTAAATGATGATTCATTAAATGAGGATGATGCAGTAAGTGACATTCCGGACATCATTGTTCAGAATGATGAAAACTCTAATATCATTGAATTATCAACAGCATATTTAGGAAAAACATATCATATCAATTCTAATATAAAGACATTAGTAATAAATGGAAAATACACATTGACAAACGAGATATTAGACGGGTTTTCAATATGCATTGATTCTAGATCGACAGATTTGACAATAACTCTAAATGATGTGGGATTTAAAAGTCTTAATGGACAACCAGCCATATACTCAATAGATTATCCTAACTCAGCCAAATATAAGGTTAATCTAATCTGCAATAACAAGGTCATTATTCAGGGTTCAGATGCAGTTAGTTCAAAAAGTTACACGTCCACAATATATTCTGCTAGCATCAATATGATTATTAATTGCGATGTTGAGGTATATGGAGGAAACGGTGAGACATCATCTAACGGATTAGTTGCAATAAATACACATGATTTAACAGTTACTGGAAGTGGAAAAGTTATCGCTACAGGAGGAAATGGTGGTAATGGGAGCGATGGTACCAAAGCTAGTGATGGAAATTCCGGCAAAAATGCAATCGAGAATAATGCAACTAAAAGCACATCAGGTTCTACGGGTAATAATGGACAGGATGGTTTTAATGGTGGCAATGGAGCATTCGGCATAGTAACATCTGGCCTCACAATTTCTGATAATGCCTACATATATAGCACAGGAGGTGACGGCGGTAATGGTGGCAAAGGTGGTAATGGTGGTAATGGCGGAACTGGTGGCAAAGGAGTTAGCAGCATCGATGGATACAAAGTATCCGATGGCGGCAATGGCGGCAAAGGTGGTAATGGCGGCAATGGTGGTAATGGCGGCAATGGTGGAACCGGTTTAATATACTCCACATATTCAGGATCGCCTTCTTCATTATTCGTTTTAGACGGTAATGGTGGAACTGGTGGCAATGGTGGAACTGGTGGCAATGGTGGAACTGGTGGCAATGGTGGAACAAGGCAGTTGTTTGTAGTAAAAACACCCATCTGTAGTAACGGTGGAATCGGTGGTAATGGTGGTAATGGCGGAACCGGTGGCAATGGTGGTAAAGGTCTAATACCTGGTGATGGGGGAATTGGTGGATCGGGAGGACATAGTGGCAACGGTGGTTCCAAAGGGGTCGTGGTTGCCGACATTACTCACATTCAATTTGAAGGAAGAGATGGCATTAGTGGGTCAAGCGGCATGAAAGGTACAAATGGACAATCTGGAGATGAAGTGACAATATCTGATATATATTATACAGTATCCTTCATATCAAATGGAGGAGATAAGATTGATTCACAAAACGTGTTAAAAGGAAGTACCGCAGAAATTCCTTCTACACCCATACGTGAGGATGATATGAATAATAGATACTCATTTGATAATTGGTATTTAAATTCAAGTTGTACACAAAAATATTCTTTTGATATGCCAGTAACAAAAAATATAACATTATATGCTAAATGGATTAGCACACCTCACCCTAAATATAACATAGTATTTGATTCGAATGGTGGTTCAAATATTGCTTCACAGATGGTTATAGAAGGAAAAAAGGCCATAGCTCCAAACGATCCGACATATAATGATGGAGTACATGAATATATATTTGGGGGATGGTATACAGATTCCAATTTATCCTATAAATATGATTTTGACACCCCAATTACAAAAGATACGACATTATACGCTAAATGGGATCAAATTACTAAAAAATATACAATATCGTTTGATTCAAATGGCGGTTCAAAAATAGAGACACAAAGTATCGTAGAAAGAAAAGAGGCTATAAAACCAGATGATCCCACACGAGAAGGAGGAATGACATATAGCTACAGCTTTGGTGGGTGGTACACCGATTCGTCATTATCTTATAAATTTGATTTTAATACACCAATAACACAAGATATGGTATTACATGCTAAATGGAATAAATCAAACTGCATTAGTTTAATAGTTTCAGTACCATTAATATTTGCTGGAACAGCATGTATTCCATTAATTGGATACATTGGACGGCGCTTATAA
- a CDS encoding Hsp70 family protein — protein MKVYLGIDLGTTNSCISRITDMEDEPRVIETSASDKHTLPSVVSYEEDGIVVGDIAKQYLFDVKHKNKTIKLAKMYMGSEKRWKINENLSVTPVDVSAEVLKKLMEHYKNQYGNESYECIITCPANYMENKKNLVLEAAKAAGISVKSLLNEPTAAAISFFKTNKDTIGKTIVVFDLGGGTLDVTVATCIKVQRDGDENYTLEYKIRSSKGEEMLGGSLWDIEVEKEMLLQCSQQTNRSEEDIRKSVADYTLIKCTSEEYKIQLSSGSLDTTFVLRSTGDLVNFRFSIEDFEKKTEHLLLKALGVFDNALESAYNSEVEGLQKITKDDIYKIILVGGGSRMPQIKKGMIARHPDFADKILMRDPDLSISKGAAIWCKEYNETILTERLSNTFGISAYPNDEDEDIVCCNHIHIGQSIPCECTLDYLTRYECTALHQNIYQNASSIGTKYTSLDECDKIGTLIVQLPHTVPKDTPIKTTLKVDSSGILSVISECIGVTNSCTITLTPELEESLPIDLILRVK, from the coding sequence ATGAAAGTATATCTAGGAATTGATCTAGGAACAACTAACTCTTGCATATCCAGAATTACAGATATGGAAGATGAGCCAAGAGTGATAGAGACATCGGCATCGGATAAACATACTCTTCCGTCTGTAGTTAGTTATGAAGAAGACGGAATTGTTGTAGGAGATATAGCAAAACAATATTTGTTTGATGTTAAACATAAAAATAAAACTATAAAATTAGCAAAGATGTATATGGGTTCAGAAAAAAGATGGAAGATAAATGAAAATTTGAGTGTGACTCCCGTAGATGTATCTGCAGAGGTATTAAAAAAATTGATGGAGCATTACAAGAATCAATATGGTAATGAAAGTTATGAGTGTATAATAACATGTCCAGCAAATTATATGGAGAATAAAAAAAATCTTGTTTTGGAAGCAGCAAAAGCTGCTGGAATTTCAGTTAAAAGTCTTTTGAATGAACCCACTGCAGCTGCAATATCATTCTTTAAAACAAATAAAGATACGATCGGAAAAACAATAGTAGTCTTTGATTTAGGTGGTGGTACACTTGATGTTACGGTTGCTACGTGTATAAAGGTGCAGCGAGATGGTGATGAGAACTACACATTGGAATATAAAATACGCTCATCTAAAGGAGAAGAAATGCTAGGTGGATCATTATGGGATATTGAAGTAGAGAAAGAAATGTTACTGCAATGTTCACAACAGACTAATAGATCAGAAGAGGATATTAGAAAGAGTGTTGCTGATTATACATTGATAAAGTGTACATCAGAAGAATATAAGATTCAGTTATCTTCTGGATCATTGGATACTACGTTTGTATTACGTTCAACCGGCGACCTTGTAAATTTTAGATTTAGCATTGAGGATTTTGAAAAGAAAACAGAACATTTATTGCTCAAAGCACTAGGCGTATTTGATAATGCACTAGAAAGTGCATATAATAGTGAAGTGGAAGGTCTTCAAAAAATAACAAAAGATGACATATACAAAATAATACTTGTTGGAGGGGGGTCGAGGATGCCTCAAATCAAAAAAGGAATGATAGCAAGGCATCCAGATTTTGCTGATAAGATACTGATGAGGGATCCAGACCTATCCATATCAAAAGGTGCAGCGATATGGTGTAAAGAATATAATGAAACTATATTAACAGAGCGCCTTTCCAATACGTTTGGGATTAGTGCGTACCCGAATGATGAAGATGAGGATATAGTTTGTTGTAATCATATACATATAGGTCAAAGTATACCATGCGAATGCACATTGGACTACTTAACACGTTATGAATGCACAGCTCTTCACCAAAACATATATCAAAATGCTTCATCAATAGGTACAAAATATACTTCATTAGATGAATGTGATAAAATAGGAACATTAATTGTTCAATTACCACATACTGTTCCCAAAGATACGCCAATAAAAACCACATTGAAAGTAGATTCATCTGGAATATTAAGCGTCATAAGTGAGTGCATAGGCGTAACAAATTCTTGTACAATCACTCTCACACCAGAGCTAGAAGAATCACTTCCAATTGATCTGATATTAAGAGTAAAATGA
- a CDS encoding DUF2085 domain-containing protein, with product MKVSTPGRIALTVVSIILTLMIIIPYMYSSGYFVDLDGSIGVIDHAELWDEIDPISRAIYSISDYLCHQQMSRSFIINGSEIALCIRDFSVLVGIEIGLILTDDGLKIIKTYNTKLLLISLALSLATLFECLVIKINFVDSSIMRTSFSIISGIGVAIIIQHFVRYEFKFLNNKL from the coding sequence ATGAAGGTATCAACACCTGGGAGAATCGCACTAACAGTTGTATCGATCATACTTACATTAATGATAATCATCCCATATATGTATAGTTCTGGATATTTTGTAGATTTGGATGGTTCGATTGGGGTTATTGATCATGCAGAGCTATGGGATGAGATAGATCCAATCTCAAGAGCAATATATTCGATTAGTGATTATTTATGCCATCAGCAGATGAGTAGAAGTTTCATAATTAATGGTTCTGAGATTGCACTTTGCATTAGAGATTTTTCAGTATTGGTAGGAATAGAAATAGGTCTAATTTTAACGGATGACGGACTAAAAATTATTAAAACATACAATACTAAGCTGTTGCTAATCTCATTAGCCCTCTCACTAGCAACATTATTTGAGTGCTTAGTAATTAAAATAAACTTTGTGGATTCTTCCATCATGCGGACCTCATTTAGCATAATTTCAGGAATTGGAGTTGCGATTATAATACAACATTTTGTAAGATACGAGTTTAAATTTCTAAATAATAAGCTGTGA
- a CDS encoding flavodoxin produces MSKTLIAFFSASGVTAKLAKTLADSIGADLHEIKPAQPYSSEDLDWTNKKSRSSIEMNDKSFRPAIDNKVDDIEQYDRIFIGFPIWWYVAPTIINTFLEQYDLTGKKIIPFATSGSSDMGKTNAGLQSSCKGATLCEGKRFDAGAKAAELKSWAEKF; encoded by the coding sequence ATGAGCAAAACATTGATTGCGTTTTTTTCTGCTAGCGGTGTAACCGCAAAGCTGGCAAAGACTCTGGCCGATTCAATCGGCGCAGATCTGCATGAGATCAAACCTGCCCAGCCATACAGCAGCGAGGATCTGGACTGGACGAATAAGAAAAGCCGCAGCAGCATAGAAATGAATGATAAATCCTTCAGGCCTGCCATCGACAATAAGGTAGATGATATAGAGCAGTATGACCGCATATTCATCGGTTTTCCCATCTGGTGGTATGTAGCTCCAACAATCATCAATACATTTCTGGAGCAGTATGATTTGACAGGTAAGAAAATTATTCCGTTTGCAACTTCAGGTTCTAGCGACATGGGCAAAACCAACGCTGGATTACAAAGTTCATGCAAGGGTGCTACATTGTGTGAAGGAAAGCGGTTTGACGCTGGAGCAAAAGCTGCAGAACTGAAATCCTGGGCTGAGAAATTCTAA
- a CDS encoding transglutaminase domain-containing protein — MIYDISHRSIKTNDGIIEIKIKYMFDNDKKTILDDQIVYKINEIYYSDIFNCTDDFSIEKSVHDWIIKNSVWHKEQSNDRIEESEYHSILGTLLYGRGVCSSIAHTTCLLLNSYGVDCASITGNNHQWNIVKLDDVWYHLDVTYDFNNNYQYFNIDNKTCFLDHECEQNVNCPSMAMNYYVKNRLIASNKYELDRAIIKHIDEDSFMVKILDLNMSDVRNIIMQLRDKYFDLKKYRYEYDEIQKMLILTRRGYTE; from the coding sequence ATGATATATGACATAAGTCACCGTTCGATAAAGACTAATGATGGAATAATTGAAATAAAAATAAAATATATGTTCGACAATGATAAGAAAACAATATTGGATGATCAGATAGTGTATAAAATAAATGAAATATACTATAGTGATATATTTAACTGCACAGATGATTTTTCCATTGAAAAATCAGTTCATGATTGGATAATAAAAAACAGTGTTTGGCACAAAGAACAATCCAATGACCGAATTGAGGAATCAGAATATCACAGTATACTGGGGACTCTTTTGTATGGGCGTGGTGTATGTTCATCAATTGCACATACTACCTGCTTGCTACTAAATAGCTATGGAGTAGATTGCGCTTCAATAACAGGAAATAATCATCAATGGAATATTGTAAAACTAGATGATGTGTGGTATCATCTTGATGTAACATATGATTTTAATAATAATTATCAGTATTTTAACATAGATAATAAAACTTGTTTTTTAGACCATGAATGTGAACAGAACGTTAATTGTCCATCAATGGCTATGAATTACTATGTAAAAAATAGATTAATTGCATCAAACAAGTATGAACTGGATAGGGCAATTATTAAACATATCGATGAAGACTCATTTATGGTTAAAATTTTAGATCTAAATATGAGTGACGTACGTAATATAATTATGCAATTGAGAGATAAATACTTTGATTTAAAAAAATACAGATATGAGTATGATGAGATTCAAAAAATGCTAATATTGACAAGGAGGGGTTATACTGAATAA
- the ileS gene encoding isoleucine--tRNA ligase, which yields MIKQVQAEYNPPELEKKIQKLWKDNDTYTKTKQMRAEGEDYYFVDGPPYTTGYIHLGTAWNKTIKDSIIRYKRMCGYNVRDQPGFDMHGLPIEVKVEQSIGIKSKKEIESFGIDNFISKCKDFALTHQEMMTDQFKELGIWMDWDRPYRTLAPEYIEAAWWTLKKAHEKNLLSSDNRVISWCPRCETALAEAEIEYGDETDPSIYVKFPLKNEKGVSLLIWTTTPWTLPANMGVAAHPDHEYAKVRFKKEGAEDTVIMMKSLIESVGAVGGWTGYEILETYMGEDIEGMEYIPPLYEEIDAQRTISGEWVHKVLLSDTVEEDMTGLVHIAPGHGPEDFETGKKYGIPPFCPVDGSGRFVPEVGERYAGMKVKEANPLLIENLESKGLMFFSGKIEHRYGHCWRCRSPIIYRNTNQWYLRITEVKDKMLEEIARVDWVPEWAGSSREYDWTMNARDWCISRQRYWGIPIPVWMCSCGKMRVISSSDDLKGAEGYEEGMDLHRPWIDNVTFDCECGGKMKRVPDVLDVWFDAGVASWAALGWPRKTDEFNRWWPAKFITEAHDQTRGWFYSQLGSSCVAFDRAPYDRVLMHGWMLDAKGLPMSKSRGNVVEPHDVITEYGADALRFYLLRVSSPWEDVSFQREGVKSARKTLNILWNVASFASTYMSIDNFDPQTQKVSKDSLRPEDLWLMSRTEKLKMTVTENLESLDIHKACRALEDFILGDLSRWYVRLIRDRMWSESADEDKLAAYNTLYSSLMTVVKLLSPFCPHITDEIYMAMDGSKETVHMVDWPSVDKSLIDDNLEASMELMQELVEDITRERQKNNVKLRWPLRRIVVRINAPEVEGLIKRMEEVLLSQANVKEIEYSSDNWDELLLVVSPVPKPIGHTYKQASAKIIPAIKEGDARAIKAGTDAGAYMLEIDGETYKITEEMVSYNYVPPSDVIAVPFSRGDLYIDFNLDEDLKLEGYAREVIRRIQQMRKDMKLDVESFVSAEINAGSLADAVSAWKEHIMKETRSTDLIISDTPSGEYSVDWDIEGEKVVIALTPSK from the coding sequence ATGATAAAGCAGGTTCAGGCTGAATACAACCCTCCAGAGCTTGAGAAGAAGATTCAAAAACTCTGGAAAGACAACGACACGTATACGAAAACCAAGCAGATGCGTGCCGAGGGAGAGGACTATTACTTCGTGGATGGTCCTCCATATACCACTGGGTATATCCATCTCGGTACTGCATGGAATAAAACGATTAAAGACTCTATTATTCGTTACAAAAGGATGTGCGGATACAACGTCCGCGATCAGCCTGGGTTCGACATGCATGGGCTGCCCATTGAAGTTAAAGTCGAGCAGTCTATTGGAATCAAAAGCAAAAAAGAAATCGAAAGTTTCGGTATTGACAATTTCATTTCAAAATGTAAGGATTTTGCCCTGACTCATCAAGAAATGATGACCGACCAGTTCAAAGAATTAGGTATTTGGATGGACTGGGACAGGCCTTACCGCACCCTTGCCCCTGAATATATTGAGGCTGCGTGGTGGACTTTGAAGAAAGCTCACGAAAAGAATCTTCTTTCTTCAGACAACAGGGTTATCTCATGGTGTCCGCGGTGTGAAACTGCTCTTGCAGAAGCTGAAATAGAGTATGGGGATGAAACAGATCCTTCAATCTATGTAAAGTTCCCTCTGAAAAACGAAAAAGGAGTTTCTTTACTAATCTGGACAACAACTCCTTGGACATTACCTGCAAACATGGGAGTTGCAGCCCATCCTGATCATGAATACGCTAAGGTTCGGTTTAAAAAAGAAGGTGCTGAGGATACAGTAATCATGATGAAATCCCTCATCGAATCCGTGGGAGCAGTCGGGGGATGGACTGGATATGAAATTTTAGAGACATACATGGGAGAAGACATCGAAGGTATGGAATACATTCCTCCCCTTTATGAAGAAATAGATGCTCAGAGAACAATCTCTGGTGAATGGGTTCATAAAGTTCTCTTATCCGATACTGTAGAAGAAGACATGACTGGTCTGGTGCATATCGCTCCAGGACATGGTCCGGAAGACTTTGAGACTGGTAAAAAATACGGCATACCTCCGTTCTGCCCTGTAGATGGCAGCGGAAGATTTGTTCCAGAGGTTGGGGAGCGCTATGCAGGAATGAAAGTTAAAGAAGCCAATCCCCTGCTCATTGAAAATTTGGAATCTAAAGGTCTGATGTTCTTCTCAGGAAAAATCGAGCATCGTTATGGTCACTGCTGGAGATGCCGTTCTCCTATTATCTACCGTAACACAAATCAGTGGTATCTGAGGATAACTGAAGTTAAAGATAAAATGCTGGAAGAGATTGCCAGAGTGGACTGGGTTCCAGAATGGGCAGGATCTTCTAGAGAATATGACTGGACGATGAATGCCCGTGACTGGTGCATTTCCCGTCAGAGATACTGGGGTATTCCAATCCCAGTCTGGATGTGTTCCTGCGGTAAAATGAGAGTTATCAGTTCGTCTGATGATCTCAAAGGTGCAGAAGGTTACGAAGAGGGAATGGATCTTCACCGTCCTTGGATAGACAACGTAACATTTGACTGCGAATGCGGCGGAAAAATGAAGCGCGTTCCTGATGTCTTAGATGTATGGTTTGATGCAGGTGTTGCTTCCTGGGCTGCTCTGGGATGGCCCCGCAAAACCGATGAATTTAACAGATGGTGGCCTGCAAAGTTCATCACCGAAGCTCACGATCAGACCAGAGGATGGTTCTATTCACAACTGGGATCTTCATGTGTAGCTTTCGACAGGGCTCCTTACGACAGAGTTCTGATGCACGGATGGATGCTTGATGCCAAAGGCCTTCCAATGTCCAAAAGCCGCGGAAATGTAGTGGAGCCTCATGATGTAATCACTGAATATGGTGCAGATGCTCTTCGTTTCTATCTTCTCCGCGTTTCATCTCCCTGGGAAGATGTATCTTTCCAGCGTGAAGGTGTAAAAAGTGCAAGAAAGACTCTTAACATCCTCTGGAATGTAGCCAGCTTTGCTTCTACATACATGTCTATAGATAATTTTGACCCTCAAACTCAAAAAGTTTCTAAAGACTCACTGCGTCCAGAAGACCTCTGGCTAATGTCCAGGACAGAAAAACTCAAAATGACTGTGACTGAGAATCTTGAGTCTCTTGATATTCATAAAGCATGCCGTGCTCTGGAAGATTTCATTCTCGGGGATCTTTCAAGATGGTATGTCCGTTTAATCAGAGACAGGATGTGGAGTGAATCAGCAGATGAAGACAAACTCGCAGCTTACAATACTCTATACTCATCGTTGATGACCGTTGTGAAACTGCTCTCTCCTTTCTGCCCTCATATAACAGACGAGATTTACATGGCAATGGACGGCAGCAAGGAAACTGTACACATGGTGGACTGGCCTTCTGTTGACAAGTCTCTCATCGATGACAATCTCGAAGCTTCTATGGAGCTGATGCAGGAGTTAGTGGAAGACATTACAAGGGAAAGACAGAAAAATAATGTCAAGCTCCGCTGGCCTCTGCGCAGAATCGTTGTCAGAATAAACGCTCCTGAAGTTGAAGGTTTAATCAAGAGAATGGAAGAAGTTCTGCTTTCTCAGGCTAATGTAAAGGAGATCGAATATTCTTCAGACAACTGGGACGAGCTTCTGCTTGTTGTGAGTCCTGTACCTAAACCGATAGGCCATACCTACAAGCAGGCGTCTGCAAAGATCATTCCTGCAATAAAGGAAGGAGACGCACGTGCCATTAAAGCCGGTACTGATGCCGGGGCATACATGCTTGAAATCGATGGTGAAACCTATAAGATCACAGAAGAAATGGTTTCCTACAATTATGTTCCACCGTCTGATGTCATAGCTGTGCCGTTCAGCCGCGGAGATCTCTACATTGACTTCAATCTCGATGAAGATCTTAAACTGGAAGGATATGCAAGAGAAGTGATCAGGCGTATTCAGCAGATGCGTAAAGACATGAAACTTGATGTCGAAAGTTTCGTTTCTGCAGAAATTAATGCCGGGTCTCTTGCAGATGCTGTCTCGGCATGGAAAGAGCACATCATGAAAGAAACCAGATCTACAGATCTGATTATTTCTGATACTCCTTCAGGCGAGTATTCTGTCGATTGGGACATCGAGGGAGAAAAGGTAGTCATTGCCTTGACTCCTTCAAAATAA
- the fen gene encoding flap endonuclease-1, protein MGVNISDIVPSEKMELSGLSDRTLAIDAYNSIYQFLSIIRGRDGTPLKDENGRVTSHLTGLLYRNINFLQAGIRPAYVFDGLPSALKAQTLAERFERRTKAHDEWKRAIDEGDIEKARSKAAQSTRISNEIVESSRILLTYMGLPIIQAPCEGEAQAAYMAMKGDVWAASSQDFDSLLFGAPRLVRNLNITGRRKMPGGREYRDIFIEEVDLERVLKENGLENREQLISLCILIGTDYNKGIRGIGPKKGLKLIRQYGSASAALEAIGENIPNLDEVQDAFINTAITEEYSLEWKHPDFGRIIEFMCEEHGFSRKRVESSLNKLENKKRVKGDYKKPVPTKSQMSLDDWH, encoded by the coding sequence ATGGGAGTAAACATCTCTGATATCGTTCCTTCGGAAAAGATGGAACTTTCTGGCCTCTCCGACAGAACACTTGCAATTGATGCATACAACTCAATCTATCAATTTTTAAGTATAATCCGAGGCAGGGATGGAACACCTCTTAAAGATGAGAATGGAAGAGTAACATCTCACCTTACAGGACTTTTATACCGCAACATTAACTTTTTACAGGCTGGTATACGGCCTGCATATGTTTTCGATGGCTTGCCCAGTGCATTAAAGGCACAGACTCTTGCAGAACGATTTGAGAGACGAACGAAAGCTCATGATGAATGGAAAAGAGCGATTGACGAAGGCGATATTGAAAAAGCAAGATCCAAAGCTGCTCAATCTACAAGAATAAGCAATGAGATTGTGGAAAGTTCCAGAATTCTCCTTACATATATGGGGCTGCCTATTATCCAGGCTCCCTGTGAAGGTGAAGCGCAGGCAGCATACATGGCAATGAAAGGCGATGTCTGGGCCGCATCATCTCAGGACTTTGACTCACTGCTGTTTGGAGCTCCGAGGCTTGTTCGTAATCTTAACATCACCGGTAGGCGCAAAATGCCTGGCGGCAGAGAGTATAGGGACATTTTCATTGAAGAAGTGGACCTTGAGAGGGTTTTAAAGGAAAACGGACTCGAAAACAGGGAACAGCTGATTTCTCTCTGCATTCTTATCGGGACTGATTACAATAAAGGTATACGAGGAATCGGCCCCAAAAAGGGATTGAAATTAATCAGACAGTATGGTTCAGCATCCGCAGCATTGGAGGCCATAGGGGAAAACATTCCGAATCTTGATGAGGTTCAGGACGCGTTCATCAATACAGCGATTACTGAGGAATATTCATTAGAATGGAAACATCCTGATTTTGGACGCATCATCGAATTCATGTGCGAAGAGCACGGTTTTTCAAGAAAACGAGTAGAGTCTTCATTGAACAAGCTGGAAAATAAAAAGAGAGTCAAAGGTGACTATAAAAAACCGGTACCGACTAAATCGCAGATGAGTTTGGATGATTGGCATTAA
- a CDS encoding nitroreductase family protein yields the protein MEFFEVVKERYSCKKFDGRPVEQSQLDAILEAGRLAPTAKNLQEQRVYVVQSENGLAKIDKITPCRYGAATVIAVAFNRDNVFTYPGEKRDSGIEDATIVATHMVLAAKAAGVDSCWINFFDPEIAAKELNLPENEEVLMLLDLGYPVEGTKPLATHNQRKEISETVTYM from the coding sequence ATGGAATTTTTTGAAGTAGTAAAGGAGCGTTATTCCTGTAAAAAGTTTGACGGCCGTCCAGTAGAGCAATCTCAATTGGATGCAATTCTTGAAGCTGGAAGACTTGCTCCGACCGCAAAGAACCTGCAGGAGCAGCGTGTCTATGTAGTGCAGTCTGAAAATGGTCTTGCAAAGATCGACAAGATAACGCCCTGCCGATACGGTGCGGCGACGGTGATCGCTGTAGCGTTTAACCGCGACAACGTTTTTACATATCCAGGTGAAAAACGTGATTCGGGAATAGAAGACGCTACCATTGTGGCAACGCACATGGTATTGGCAGCTAAAGCTGCAGGTGTAGACAGCTGCTGGATCAATTTCTTTGACCCGGAAATAGCAGCAAAGGAACTTAACCTACCAGAAAATGAAGAAGTTCTCATGTTGCTGGATCTCGGCTATCCGGTAGAAGGTACAAAACCTCTCGCAACCCATAACCAGCGCAAGGAAATTTCTGAGACAGTTACTTACATGTAA